Proteins encoded in a region of the Stieleria neptunia genome:
- a CDS encoding Uma2 family endonuclease, which produces MVTDGYRYELVAGELRMMSPAGGRHGRIAIRLAHLLMQHVDANDLGVVYAAETGFRIETDPDTVLAPDAAFVSKARHATIKNEIAYLPLAPDLAVEVLSPSDRFSRVESKAFQWLDAGTNLVLLVDPETQTIHRYPSRKQIEVYQLDETLDCSPAVPEWTLSIKDVFR; this is translated from the coding sequence GACGGGTACCGCTACGAGCTCGTCGCAGGAGAATTACGGATGATGTCACCTGCCGGCGGCCGTCACGGCCGAATCGCGATCCGCTTGGCTCATCTGCTGATGCAGCATGTCGACGCGAACGATTTGGGAGTCGTTTATGCAGCCGAGACCGGCTTCCGGATTGAAACCGATCCCGACACCGTCCTCGCCCCCGATGCCGCGTTCGTCAGCAAAGCACGTCACGCAACCATCAAAAACGAAATCGCGTACTTACCGCTCGCTCCCGATTTGGCCGTCGAAGTCCTCTCACCGAGCGACCGATTTTCGCGAGTCGAATCCAAAGCCTTCCAGTGGCTCGACGCCGGCACGAACTTGGTCCTCCTGGTCGATCCAGAAACCCAAACGATTCACCGCTACCCTTCCCGCAAGCAAATCGAAGTCTACCAGCTTGACGAAACCCTCGACTGCAGCCCCGCCGTTCCCGAATGGACCCTCAGCATCAAAGACGTCTTCCGATAA
- a CDS encoding Uma2 family endonuclease gives MSQPSSLPHYTYGDYCQWQGDWELHQGIPIAMTPSPFGRHQVLVTRLAWLIQSDIEANSCDCQAIVDLDWVVSDDTVVRPDLLVVCGEIPDRHLQSLPSLVIEVLSPSTRTNDLGYKRELYQREQVPHYLIVDTEKSSVTQMALQDGHYISHTIETATLTVNLADDCTITVDLQKLFR, from the coding sequence ATGTCGCAACCCAGTTCCCTTCCCCACTACACCTACGGCGACTACTGCCAATGGCAGGGCGACTGGGAATTGCATCAAGGGATTCCGATTGCGATGACGCCGTCGCCCTTCGGTCGGCACCAAGTGCTGGTCACCCGTCTCGCCTGGTTGATTCAATCCGATATCGAAGCAAACAGCTGTGATTGCCAAGCCATCGTGGATTTGGACTGGGTCGTCAGCGATGACACCGTCGTTCGCCCCGACCTGCTGGTCGTCTGCGGAGAGATCCCCGATCGGCATCTCCAATCATTGCCCTCATTAGTCATCGAAGTCCTCTCGCCGTCCACCCGAACCAACGATCTTGGATACAAACGAGAACTCTACCAGCGCGAACAAGTCCCCCACTACTTGATCGTCGACACCGAGAAAAGCTCCGTGACACAGATGGCACTCCAAGACGGCCACTACATATCCCACACCATTGAAACCGCAACCCTGACCGTGAACCTAGCAGACGATTGCACCATCACCGTCGACCTGCAAAAGCTATTCCGTTAG
- a CDS encoding glycosyltransferase encodes MPASTTVNAPITKPASTARRKRVLLLTHRFPYPPNRGDRIRSYNLMRVLAESFDVTLACPHDEPVSDAELQHVQQICQTVITAPVGKTRWLRAGGSLLGGHSLTEGLFHSPTITDQVLASQQTQPFDAALVFCSSMFPYVEHDAFRDTPMIVDLVDVDSEKWRQLSVERTGPKSWIYSIESKRVRDLEHRIAEKADAITLVSDQEANLFKSTIPTTTPVHGVSNGVNTDYFRPPSQRDASATGASNPSQRDASATGSSSQLQSHPPLQGGSSEARGGSSSTSHLLFTGVLDYPPNVTGLVWFCTKILPSLRQRLPVQLTIVGRRPNQAVQDLASFDGVTLVGEVPDVRPYLHAADIAISPLKLARGIQNKVLEAMACGLPVITTTESAEGIDAIDGSEFIIADDEAAWADAICDLASDPQRRTSIGNAARDLVVNHYAWSARMQQITELIQKAVGSRRSCCAS; translated from the coding sequence TTGCCCGCCTCCACCACCGTCAACGCTCCCATCACCAAGCCCGCCAGCACCGCGCGCCGCAAACGCGTCCTGCTGCTGACCCATCGGTTCCCCTACCCGCCCAATCGTGGCGACCGGATCCGATCCTACAACCTGATGCGTGTGCTGGCCGAATCCTTTGACGTCACGCTGGCCTGCCCGCACGACGAACCGGTCTCCGATGCGGAACTCCAACACGTCCAACAAATCTGCCAAACCGTCATCACGGCACCGGTCGGCAAGACCCGTTGGCTGCGAGCGGGCGGCTCCCTGCTCGGCGGCCACAGCCTCACCGAAGGCCTGTTCCACAGTCCGACCATCACCGATCAAGTCCTCGCCTCCCAGCAAACTCAACCGTTCGACGCCGCGTTGGTGTTCTGCAGCAGCATGTTCCCCTACGTGGAACACGACGCTTTCCGCGACACACCGATGATCGTCGATCTGGTCGACGTCGACAGCGAGAAATGGCGCCAACTCTCGGTCGAGCGCACGGGCCCGAAGAGCTGGATCTATTCCATCGAATCCAAACGCGTCCGCGACCTCGAACACCGCATCGCCGAGAAAGCCGACGCCATCACACTCGTCAGCGACCAAGAAGCCAACCTGTTCAAATCCACGATCCCCACCACCACCCCCGTCCACGGCGTCTCCAACGGAGTCAACACCGACTACTTCCGCCCGCCATCCCAGCGGGACGCGTCAGCGACCGGCGCGTCCAATCCATCCCAGCGGGACGCGTCAGCGACTGGCTCGTCATCCCAATTACAAAGTCACCCTCCCTTGCAGGGAGGGTCGAGCGAAGCGAGGGGAGGGTCTTCTTCAACGAGCCACTTGCTCTTCACCGGTGTCCTCGACTACCCGCCCAACGTCACCGGCCTGGTCTGGTTCTGCACCAAGATCCTCCCCTCCCTCCGCCAACGCCTCCCCGTCCAGCTCACCATCGTCGGCCGCCGGCCCAACCAAGCCGTCCAAGATCTCGCGTCCTTCGACGGCGTCACGCTTGTCGGTGAAGTTCCCGACGTCCGCCCGTACCTGCACGCCGCCGACATCGCGATCAGTCCCCTCAAACTCGCCCGCGGCATCCAAAACAAAGTTCTCGAAGCGATGGCTTGCGGCTTGCCAGTGATCACCACCACTGAATCCGCCGAAGGCATCGACGCGATCGACGGCAGCGAATTCATCATCGCCGACGACGAAGCGGCTTGGGCTGACGCGATTTGCGATCTCGCCAGCGACCCCCAGCGCCGCACGTCAATCGGCAACGCCGCGAGAGACCTGGTCGTCAACCACTACGCCTGGTCAGCAAGAATGCAACAAATCACAGAGCTCATTCAGAAAGCGGTTGGCAGCCGTAGGTCATGCTGTGCATCATGA